In one Maledivibacter sp. genomic region, the following are encoded:
- a CDS encoding MBL fold metallo-hydrolase, whose translation MNRLNKPIITKETIKAMEDMSFFTHAKIFDDLLIIAQKQTNCFVLNTSDGLVVIDAIWPAKKAFEAIIDAIKDVGWNPDTIKKLVLTHGHVDHTGCGRWFVEKYHVNTYLSKVDDIFWKEHPAKPDRPETWKDYNIDTYIQDGDTITLGDKTIYVYGTPGHTPGGLSYIFPVKENGEIHMAALWGGTTPPWENNGVKQYLKSLDYFISEAMRKKVDVALSNHTAIDNGLERIMYSKTRMDYMPNIYIIGQDGFQNFCQVFRTLSNEMLEKLSV comes from the coding sequence ATGAATAGATTAAATAAACCAATCATTACGAAAGAAACAATCAAAGCAATGGAGGATATGTCATTTTTTACTCATGCTAAGATTTTTGACGATTTGCTAATTATCGCACAAAAACAAACAAATTGTTTTGTATTAAATACAAGTGATGGGTTGGTAGTAATAGATGCTATTTGGCCGGCAAAAAAGGCTTTTGAGGCAATAATAGATGCCATTAAAGATGTAGGATGGAATCCTGATACAATAAAAAAACTGGTTTTAACACATGGCCATGTTGATCATACAGGATGCGGGAGATGGTTTGTTGAAAAATATCATGTTAATACATATCTTTCTAAAGTAGATGATATTTTTTGGAAAGAACATCCAGCAAAACCTGATAGACCGGAAACATGGAAAGATTACAACATTGATACTTATATTCAAGATGGCGATACCATAACATTAGGTGATAAAACAATATATGTTTATGGTACGCCTGGCCATACTCCAGGAGGATTAAGTTACATATTTCCTGTAAAAGAAAATGGAGAAATACATATGGCAGCATTGTGGGGAGGTACTACACCACCATGGGAAAACAATGGTGTTAAACAATATCTCAAGTCATTGGATTACTTTATCAGTGAAGCAATGCGTAAAAAAGTAGATGTGGCTTTAAGCAATCATACTGCTATAGATAATGGATTGGAACGTATCATGTATTCAAAAACAAGAATGGACTATATGCCCAATATCTATATTATCGGGCAGGATGGATTTCAAAATTTTTGCCAGGTATTTCGTACATTGAGTAATGAAATGCTAGAAAAATTATCAGTATAA
- a CDS encoding DUF2075 domain-containing protein, translated as MLNRSYYSNSLEAFLNQRNDAILGNITRNNEFSLEDTQKNAWVEQIKILKISLSRFDNGHILFEYTIPRMGKRVDNIYIYKGIIFILEFKVGETQYFKHNIAQVFDYGLDLKNFHEGSHDRYIAPILVATNGEIHENNIDCYQDKLICPSCCNTRELSNLIYEISQKFCDSNIDPNEWEKSRYKPTPTIVEAAQALYRGHSVKDISRSDSGAINLSITTQNINEIIDYSKAHNRKAICFITGVPGAGKTLAGLNIACSRQKYNEEEHAVFLSGNGPLVDVLQEALARDEVTNSDVKIYKTEAIRKSKLFIQNIHHFRDDAIRNEKALLEKVAIFDEAQRAWNKHKTSNFMQRKKGVLEFDMSEPEFLISVMDRHEDWTTIVCLIGGGQEINVGEAGLVEWFNALKKFNDWDVYLSSKIKDNEYVGNKDIVDYVSMLNYRFCDNLHLATSVRSFRSENVSDLVKYLLDCDIKKTKEIKGLIGDNYPICITRHICKAKDWLRNKARGSERYGIIASSGAQRLKKFGINVQYKIDAKMWFLNDETDVRSSFFLEDVATEFDVQGLELDWTCVAWDANLRYTQNTWEYKRFRGTSWQNINNIIQKTYLKNTYRVLLTRARQGMIIFVPEGDEKDYTRQKDFYDGTYEYLKKIGFIEI; from the coding sequence ATGTTAAACAGGTCATATTATTCTAATTCGTTAGAAGCATTCCTTAATCAAAGAAATGATGCAATATTAGGAAATATCACTAGAAATAATGAATTTTCTCTTGAAGATACTCAAAAAAATGCTTGGGTTGAGCAAATAAAGATACTTAAAATATCTTTATCTCGGTTTGATAATGGACATATTCTCTTTGAATATACTATTCCAAGAATGGGAAAAAGGGTAGACAATATTTATATATATAAAGGGATAATATTCATTCTAGAATTCAAAGTTGGAGAAACTCAATATTTTAAACATAATATAGCCCAAGTATTTGATTATGGATTAGATTTGAAAAATTTCCATGAAGGTAGTCACGATAGATATATAGCTCCAATTTTAGTTGCAACAAATGGAGAAATCCATGAGAATAATATTGACTGCTATCAAGACAAACTCATATGTCCATCATGTTGTAATACGAGAGAATTAAGTAATTTGATTTATGAAATATCGCAAAAATTCTGTGATAGTAATATAGATCCTAACGAGTGGGAGAAATCAAGGTATAAGCCAACTCCTACTATAGTTGAAGCAGCTCAAGCGCTATATAGAGGACATAGTGTCAAAGATATTTCTCGTTCCGATTCAGGAGCAATTAATCTTAGCATTACTACACAAAACATAAATGAAATAATTGATTATAGTAAAGCACATAACAGAAAGGCTATTTGTTTTATTACCGGAGTCCCTGGTGCGGGTAAAACATTAGCTGGATTAAATATTGCATGTTCTAGACAAAAGTATAACGAGGAAGAGCATGCAGTGTTTCTATCAGGCAATGGTCCTTTAGTTGATGTTCTTCAAGAAGCCCTAGCAAGAGATGAAGTAACTAATTCTGATGTTAAGATATATAAAACAGAGGCTATTAGAAAATCAAAATTATTTATTCAAAATATTCATCATTTTCGAGATGACGCTATAAGAAATGAAAAAGCCCTTCTTGAAAAAGTAGCTATATTTGATGAGGCTCAGAGAGCGTGGAATAAACATAAGACTTCCAATTTTATGCAAAGAAAAAAAGGCGTATTAGAATTTGATATGTCTGAACCTGAATTTTTAATAAGTGTAATGGATAGACATGAAGATTGGACTACAATTGTATGTCTAATTGGTGGCGGACAAGAGATTAATGTTGGAGAAGCTGGTCTTGTGGAATGGTTTAATGCTCTTAAGAAATTTAATGATTGGGATGTATACTTATCTAGTAAAATTAAAGATAATGAATATGTTGGTAATAAAGATATTGTAGATTATGTAAGTATGCTTAATTATCGTTTTTGTGATAATTTACATTTAGCAACATCCGTAAGGTCTTTCAGAAGTGAAAATGTTTCAGATTTAGTTAAATACTTACTGGATTGTGATATTAAAAAAACAAAAGAAATAAAAGGATTAATCGGAGATAATTATCCAATATGTATAACTAGACATATTTGTAAAGCTAAAGATTGGCTTAGAAATAAAGCTAGAGGTAGTGAAAGATATGGCATTATTGCAAGTTCAGGAGCACAAAGATTAAAAAAGTTCGGTATAAATGTCCAATATAAAATTGATGCTAAAATGTGGTTTCTAAATGATGAAACAGATGTAAGGTCTTCATTTTTTCTTGAAGATGTTGCCACCGAATTTGATGTTCAAGGACTTGAACTTGATTGGACTTGTGTTGCTTGGGATGCAAATTTGAGATATACTCAAAACACCTGGGAATATAAGAGATTTAGAGGAACTAGTTGGCAGAATATTAATAATATAATTCAGAAAACATATTTGAAAAATACGTATAGAGTTCTTCTTACAAGGGCTAGACAAGGAATGATTATATTTGTTCCAGAAGGTGATGAAAAAGACTACACTAGGCAAAAAGATTTTTATGATGGGACATATGAATATTTAAAAAAGATAGGTTTTATAGAAATATAA
- a CDS encoding iron-containing alcohol dehydrogenase produces MMGNTVLFIFQHFCKYNLISNPQKFADIVEFMGENITGLSAADKAIESLFNLFKDIGIPAKLSEKGIKEEYFEYMTEMALKDGNAFSNPRTGNNQDIINIFRAAF; encoded by the coding sequence ATTATGGGAAATACTGTTTTATTTATATTTCAACATTTTTGTAAATACAATTTAATTTCAAATCCTCAGAAATTTGCAGATATAGTAGAATTCATGGGAGAAAATATAACTGGATTATCAGCAGCTGATAAAGCAATAGAATCTTTATTTAACCTTTTCAAAGATATAGGTATACCGGCAAAACTATCAGAAAAAGGAATCAAAGAAGAATACTTTGAATATATGACAGAAATGGCATTAAAGGATGGAAATGCATTTAGCAATCCAAGAACAGGAAATAATCAAGACATTATAAATATATTTAGAGCAGCCTTTTAA
- a CDS encoding DUF362 domain-containing protein: MSNVYYKKYNGNDPEILKQLAREVFEHIIEADNITLEKKIPIKVHFGEKGNETYVPSGSYNGLIAALNERNIETSYIETNVLYRGSRTTKENHIALAKDHGFTQIPIIIADGEMGEAVHEVEINKKYFDKVKLGKAFEDYDQILVTSHFKGHVMAGFGGALKQLAMGFASRSGKMAQHSKQTPTVNGSKCTSCGICLTKCDVDAIHIEDHAVISEDKCVGCAGCIAVCPQGAITNDWGAANFKEKIAEYAYGASLNKKHIYINFLINVTKQCDCVGQHFDPIADHVGIFASMDPVAIDTACLDILQKNENSDIFDGGRVTLDHAKKIGFGSSDYKLIEI, from the coding sequence ATGAGTAATGTGTATTATAAAAAATATAATGGCAATGATCCAGAAATCTTAAAGCAATTGGCAAGGGAAGTATTTGAGCATATTATTGAAGCGGATAATATCACTCTTGAAAAGAAAATTCCTATAAAGGTGCATTTTGGGGAAAAGGGTAATGAAACCTATGTACCCTCTGGAAGCTACAATGGTTTAATTGCAGCTTTAAATGAAAGAAATATTGAGACAAGCTACATTGAAACCAATGTATTGTATAGGGGGTCAAGAACCACAAAGGAAAACCATATTGCTTTGGCCAAAGACCATGGATTTACTCAGATTCCCATAATCATTGCCGATGGTGAAATGGGCGAGGCAGTACATGAAGTGGAAATCAATAAAAAATATTTTGATAAAGTTAAATTAGGTAAAGCATTTGAAGATTATGACCAAATTCTAGTAACTTCACATTTTAAGGGTCATGTCATGGCAGGTTTTGGTGGGGCTTTAAAACAGTTAGCCATGGGTTTCGCATCACGAAGTGGTAAAATGGCACAGCATTCTAAACAAACTCCAACAGTTAATGGCAGTAAATGTACTTCTTGTGGAATTTGTTTGACGAAATGTGATGTGGATGCAATTCATATTGAGGATCACGCAGTTATATCAGAAGATAAATGTGTAGGTTGTGCAGGTTGTATTGCCGTATGTCCACAGGGTGCCATTACAAATGACTGGGGGGCCGCAAACTTTAAAGAAAAAATAGCGGAATATGCATATGGTGCCAGTTTAAATAAAAAGCATATTTATATCAATTTCCTTATAAATGTCACAAAGCAATGTGATTGTGTAGGACAACATTTTGACCCTATCGCCGATCATGTAGGTATATTTGCATCCATGGATCCTGTAGCAATTGATACGGCATGTCTAGATATATTACAAAAAAACGAGAATTCAGATATATTTGATGGTGGTAGAGTTACATTAGACCATGCTAAGAAGATAGGATTTGGTAGTTCGGATTATAAACTGATAGAAATTTAA